Within Bactrocera oleae isolate idBacOlea1 chromosome 6, idBacOlea1, whole genome shotgun sequence, the genomic segment ttatagaaattattttaaataaataaaaaattacaaaaaatatttgagttgtcaaaaatatttaaaatcaagaATTTCGAAGATTGTTCTTGATACAAATGTTGATTTAAcacttaaaacaataaaaaaatatatataaaaatagttttaaataaataaaaaattacaaaaatatttgaactgtcaaaaatattttaaatcagtattattttgtaaaatttctagATCTTTCGAAGATTGTTCTTGATAAAAATGTTGATTTAACACTTAAAACATTAAAACgctcgaaatttttaaattgaaagaaaatgtGGTTGTAACTGTATTTTTTATCccgcaaaaaaattatataaaaataattttaaataaataaaaaattacaaaaatatttgaactgtcaaaaatattttaaatcagtattattttgtaaaatttctagATCTTTCGAAGATTGTTCTGGATAAAAATGTTGATTtaacaattaaaacaataaaaaataaaaatattaaactgtaaatttgcaaattgaaagaaaatgttgtttttaatgaattttttatttcgccaaaaaattataaaaataatttaatataaataaaaaattacaaaaatgtttaaactgtCCACAATATGCAAAATTggtattattttgtaatttttctagaTCTTACGAAGATTGTTCTTGATAAAAATGTTGATTTCTGCTAAGAAAGCTCTGAAAGGCTTCTTTGACACTCATTCAATCACTGccacaagcacatacatatgcatatgtatacaaatacttAAAAAGTGCAATTCACTTTCATTTtaggatttttgttttttaattgttgGACCTTACGTGGTCACCTCACCtatcaacaatattttttcacaccatttaatgtatgtatgtatgtagtaaataAGGCAATTTACATCACGAGATGCCGCATGCCACATCTGttcgctatatatgtatatacatatatgtaggcacctacatacatatgtatgtgtgtatagtggatttattgatttaaatttagATGACTTATTCACATTGAAGACCAACGCAACTGGTTTTCTAATGGGCCAGCTGCGAAGTCGACCCTATAAATAACTTTGAAAACAAACCGTATTATTACTGAGGAAACCgagaaaaccgaaaaaaccttAAAAACACCTTCACCTCCTGACCGCATCACGGCACATAGGTCTCGAGACACTTTCAATTCAAATGCCAagcttaattaaaaattcttcattTTCTTGGCGTCAGTAACGAGTCGAGCAATGCAATATTTGGCGAGATTTTTATTTTGCGTTggcagcaaaataaaatataccacTGTTGGTATTTTGctcaagttgttgttgtttgttttatgtCACTTGCAatcttttttaacaaaatccGGTGGGTGTGATGTCTTGTTGATGCGTTATTGGTTGAGTTCTTTGGCGGATGGCGTGATCGACGCCTGTTTCAAATGCTAAattcgaaatatatataatatgtagaaacatgTGCCCACCGACTGTATTGCAACATATATcgattttcgcattttttcgCTTTTAAAAGAGAtcaacaattaattttaaacattattatattcaacatgttatttgcaataaaattttagtttaatgtaATTTCGCTTTTCTTGCGCTTTCAGCCGCTGTACCAAGCGAGTGATCTTCGCTGACGATGAGGGTCAACCGCTAACGGAGGTGCGCGTCATGTCCGAGCCCTCGAATGTGCCGCCATTGTGGAGCACGAAATTCTTGGAGCAAATTACACAGGGCCTCGTTAGTCCACATCCGGCCGATCAATGGACCGTCGACTTCAAACAACCAGCATCCGATTACTTAACATTTAGGTGAGTACAAAGCTCGCAGGAGAacgtaaaaaaacaattttcattaaaaaaattttcattaaaacatttgcacttgtaaattaattaaaataaatgtctgCATTACAGAGAAAAAATCGATCTTGACTTTGTCTCTCTTGAAAATGTGATTGTCAAGGATGAGGAGTCCATTGTTGTAGGTACGGTGAAAGTGAAGAACATCTCTTTCGAAAAGGAAGTCGTTGTACGCGTCACATGGGACGACTGGAAAAACCAGCAGGACATATTCTGTACCTTCGCGAGGGTGAGTTCAAAGCAAACTTCGTACAAAAAGTGCTTGGCACTAATTATTTTGTTTCTGTGTGTTTTTAGGCTTATGGTCCAGCTACCTATGCGCACGTCGTCTTCGATACGTTCTCATTTAAGATCACATTGCCGCCATCTTCCAAGCGTCTTGAATTCTGCATTTGCTATCGTGGTAATAACCAAGAATACTGGGATAATAATGGGGTAGGACATAATATTCATTATGCtcacataaatatttcaataattaatcaTTCGTCTTTATCTACTCTTTTACACAGGGTAAGAACTATACTATCACAAAGCGTTCACCCTTCTACTACAACGCTCTCTCGCCATATGACAAGAATTCATCACGCAATTCCTGCCGCGGTCATGTGATGTCAACACTTTCCGAAGCGCTGAGCAATTCGAAAGAGTATCAGGCACAGAAGAATTGGAGTCAGGAGTCAGGCCCCTACTGGTAAATGTCATTATAATTAAAAGCAAGCAGTCAAGCTGTTGGTGAGCAAACTTGAATGAACAGTGAAGCTAAACAAGGAAAATTTCCTCAAATTCAACAGGCAACAAAAACAGATCGAGGAGAAATATTGGTGATGGATTATAGATAGGATGCAAGTCTAACGCAGCGCTAGGAGCACAGGCTCACATCAAAAGCGCAAACAACAATGCAGTAGAAAAGAATCTGACATAAATGCCAATAAAGAACAACTAGATTAGATGCagcaacaattacaaaaacaagcaaTAACAAATGAAACCCCAAAACAAGACAAATGTACGCACAAGTACGAGGGTCGGTGACAACAGACTAAACCGTGTGTGAGTAAACTGAAGTGCACCAAAACTCATTACCACAACTTGTAAGAATTGTTAAGCGATTACGATaatcaaaagcaacaacaaatacaaaataaaattgtagcATTTGATCGAGTTAAAACGCGTAGTGACGGTCAAAACACCAAAACtaaggaaaatattataaaacatatattttacagctGGACAGTGTAGTGAGAGAAAATTCAGTGCAATATTTGAGAACCGATTGTGGACATTTTGAAAAGCTTTAacttaaaatcattaaaaaaaaaaccgatttaGTGACCCCTGCATGTGTTAGCATTTTGAGGGCCTCAACAATAAAGACTTTGAGATGGAGCAGTGATATTAACACGTTGACTAATTATACAAACGTAAGCAAGTGAAAAGTTGTAGAGAGTTAACTAGTAAACTTAAAAACTACGTTGTAACAGAAATCAATACGTAGGCAAGGCAAAGCACAGCCATTTTGTAGAGTTTAGTTAAGAAGTTAATAAAGGCAGTGACAAACTTAAATGAGCTGAGCTTGTAATCCGCACGCACAAACTTGTTTGGCCAGCATTAATGCGTAACTTAAGTGAAGTCGAGCTGGTTTCGACTACACGGCCAACAAGTGGAGTTGCGTTGCGTTAGCGCATAAAATGTACATGCCACTTTTAGTAGCgctaaataattttaatcaatgtgaaatttactatttttatttgtatactacTTGAGGCAACAACAAAGAAGTTCGGTGTATGCCACTTTAACGTGAACTTTGTTGATATCTCAAGCACAAATGATTCCTACATAGCTTATAAAACGTGATGACTTGCCATTTATAGCCTGCGCAATGACTCACTGGCATACCTAAGGCTATGCGCATAGTGCAGCAAAGCGACACAAGCAGCAAAAGTAAGCACAGTGCGTTTCAATACAATACGCAAACTTACTTTTGTTGGCTTTGCCTAACTTTGACTTTGCTGCGCGCATGCGCTAGACTTTACAGAAATAATAATAGCATCTTATCTAAACGTTGGAACTTCAATGCATTACTTTTTCACGTTTTTGAAGTTCTAAGTCGTGTAGATAGGCAAGAAATACAATAAAGCAAATAAGAGTACGGTAACAAGAAAACTTTATACGAACATTTAGTAACCAAAATACGAATGCAAACTCAATATTTACTAGAAAATCTGCTAAACTACTGTGTTAGGGTGTTTGCATAGGCGTT encodes:
- the Gbs-70E gene encoding protein phosphatase 1 regulatory subunit 3C encodes the protein MISHSPPIFSHSPPVSFLSDYMNNHRYNDETNRASRYCRPQVITLASKAMANSAAAAFASHQLNQQQPMQLPQSQQQYTHQQQSARLPTTVTAGYGKGHESRVIGGLPRTLSAPIMNLQPKSCLSRKSCLHRSTASNSNSDSRNSDAAGALAECTNCKCNGQSRCTKRVIFADDEGQPLTEVRVMSEPSNVPPLWSTKFLEQITQGLVSPHPADQWTVDFKQPASDYLTFREKIDLDFVSLENVIVKDEESIVVGTVKVKNISFEKEVVVRVTWDDWKNQQDIFCTFARAYGPATYAHVVFDTFSFKITLPPSSKRLEFCICYRGNNQEYWDNNGGKNYTITKRSPFYYNALSPYDKNSSRNSCRGHVMSTLSEALSNSKEYQAQKNWSQESGPYWQQKQIEEKYW